AGGACTCGGATGACCCGGTGCAGGCCGATTTGCTGGCGGACATCCTGCGCAACACGAAGGCGCTGAACGCGAGCCTCACCGTGGCAGACGAGCAGGGTGTGCACTGGAGGGGCGTCCGCGCGGCGGCCCGGCTCATCAAGACGCTGAGTGAAACGGCGCCGCAGGCGAATTTCAGTTTCGCGGCCACGGCGCGTGTTCCTTCCGGCACGCCGTTCTTCCCCGGCGCCTACCACAACGGCGAAGGGCATGAGTTCGCCGTCGGGCTCGAATCGGCCAACGTGGTGGCGGAGGCGTTGGCCTCCTCGCGTGACCCTGAACTGGCGCGCCGCGCGCTGGAGCTGGCGCTGGGCCAGTACGCCGACCAGGTCGAGCAGATCGCCTTCGTCGTAGAGAAGCGCACCGGATGGAAATACGGAGGCCTCGACCTTTCGCCGGCGCCGCTGAAGCAGGTTTCCATCGGCGCGGCCATTGAAGGCTTCACCGGTCGGCGTGTGGGCTCGAGCGGAACCATGACCGCCGTGGCCATGATCACCGGAGTGCTGCGTTCGCTGCCGGTGAAGCACGCCGGATATTCGGGACTCATGTTGCCGGTGCTGGAAGACGAAACCCTGGCCCGGCGCTGGAGCGAAGGCGCCGTGACGGTCGACGAGTTGCTGGCCTATTCGTCCGTGTGCGGCACCGGCCTGGATACCATTCCGCTGCCGGGAGAGATCACGGTCGAGCAACTGGAGCGCATGATCGGCGACATGGCGACCATGGCGGTGCGCCTGCAGAAACCCCTCTCCGCCCGCCTTATGCCGGTGGCAGGAAAGAAAGCTGGGGACAAGACGGAGTTCGACGATCCGTTCCTGGTGAACGCTACGCTGCAGCCACTGCCCTAGTAAGGATGACAAGTTCCTTAGCGCAGGAACGGCACCAGCAAGTGGACCACGGTTACGACCACAACGATTCCCACCACGTCGAGGAGCAGGCCGTAGCGCATCATGCGGCCCAGCGGGATGTACCCCGAGCCGTAGACGATGGCGTTGCAGGGCGTGGAAACCGGCAGCATGAAGCCCAGGCTGGCGGCGAAGGTCGCGCCGAGAGCGGGTTCGAGAGGGTCCAGACCCGAGGCTCGCGCGATGGCGATGACCACCGGCACAATCATGTTCGCCGAAGCGGTGTTCGACGTGGTTTCGGAAAGCAGCACGGCGGCTATCGCGGAAGCGATGAGCAGGCCGAGAGAATCATGGAGCGGCAGCAGTCCGGTGATGCCGCGGCCCACGGCTTCGGCGAGCCCAGTCTGGAAACTGAGAACGCCCAGGGCGAAGCCGCCGCCGTAGAGCAACACCACGCCCCAGTCGATCTTCACGGCTTCTTCCCAGGTGATGGCACGCCGATCGCCGTCGCCGGGAAGGAGGAAGAGCAGCAGGGCGCCGACCAGCGCCGCCACGGCTTCCGGCAAGCGCTCGTGGAGGGCGCGATAGGCGGCGCTATCGGCGCCTGCCAACAGGCCCACGAAGCCCGGAACCACCCAAAGGACAACGGTCACCAGGAATGCCGCCAAGGTGGATTTCTGCCCGCGAGTCCATGAACCCAGCTTCTGCTTCTCGCGGTGAAGCATCTCACTACCGCCGGGAATCTCTTTGACGCCCGCGCCGCTCAGGTAATTGAGGTAGGCAAAGAGGAAGAGGTACAACAGCAGAACCATGGGAGCGCCGATGACCACCCAGCGGAAAAAGGGGAAATCGACGCCCGCGAGTTGGCGAATGAAGCCCAGGCCGATCAGGTTGGGCGGCGTGCCGATGGGCGTGGCCAGGCCTCCGATCGAGGCCGCAAACGAGGTCATCAGCATGAGCGCGGTGGCGTAGCGGCGCGAAGTAACGCCGCCCACACCGTCGGTGAACTCGAACAGGAAAGCCAGGATCGACATACCGATGGCGAACATCATGGCGGTGGTGGCGGTGTTGGAGATCCAGGAAGAGGAGAATGCCGTCACCGCGCCAAAGGCGAACAGAATCCGTCCCGGCCGCGCACCCACCCAACGCAGGGACAGCACGCCGAAAGCCAGCCTCCGATGCAGGTTGTGGACGAACAGAGCGCGCGCCAGGATGAAGGCGCCGATGAACAGGAACATCAAGGGGTCGGCGAAAGGCGCAAACACGTCTTTGGCGGGCGCCACTTCGAGCAGCACGCAGGCAGCCGCGCCGGCCAGCGCCGTCACGGGCAGCGGCAGCGCCTCGCTCATCCACAGAATGACCACGGCCACCATCACCGCCGCCAGACGATGGGCCGCGGGGGGCAGGCCGGGAAACGGCGCGAGCAACATGACAACGAAGACAGCCGGCGCCAGCCACAGACCCACACGTCGCCGCAAGCGCTCGAAGCGCACTTCGCCGGCGCTCAGCTTTTCCAGCGCGCGATGTGGCGGGTCCAAGCCCACGGGCGAGCAAGGTAAATGGCCCGACAAACGGAGTCAACGCGGGACCACCGGCTCTGAGGAGACGGTTAGGGAATCGAGTCCCGCTCCGTTATGCTTTCCGCGCTTCCCCAGGAGGACGCCATCGGCAGCCGGATCCGCTCCTACTTCCAGTTCGAGGCGCACCACACGGACCTTCGCCGCGAGGTGATCGGCGGCACGACCACGTTTTTGACCATGTCGTACATCATCGTGGTCAACCCGGCGATCCTGAGCGCGGCCGGCATTCCGGCGGGTCCTTCCGCGGTGGCCACCATCCTCACCGCCATCTTCGGCACGCTGCTGATGGGCTTGTACGCGCGGCGGCCATTCGCGGTCGCGCCCTACATGGGCGAGAACGCCTTCCTGGCCTTCACCGTGGTGGGTCTGCTGCACTATTCCTGGCAGGCGGCACTGGGCGCGGTGTTCCTGGGGGGCCTGCTTTTCGTGCTGCTCACGGTGATGCGCGTGCGGCAGTGGCTGGTGAGCGCGGTGCCGCCGACGCTGCGCTACAGCTTCGCGGTGGGTGTGGGACTGTTCATGACCTTCATCGGGCTGAACGTCAGCGGGATCGTGAAGCTGGGCACGCCGGGCGCACCGGTGCACATCGGCGACCTGCGCTCGGCGGCGCTGCTGGTTTCGGTGTTCAGCTTCCTGCTGATGGCGGTGCTGATGATCCGCCGCGCCCCGGGCGCCATCCTGCTCGGCATCCTGGGAAGCACGGTCGTGTCCTACGTCGCCGGAGTCGCCGCGCCTCCGGAGAAGCTGCTGAGCATGCCGCCCAGCCTGGAACCCATCTTCCTGAAGATGGACCTGGTGGGCGCGCTCGACCTCGGCTTTTTCGCTGTGGTGCTGACGGTGTTCGTCATGTCGTTCGTGGACACCATGGGAACGCTGATCGGCGTGGCGGCGCGCGCCGGCTTCCTGGACGCCGAAGGGAACCTGCCGCAAATCGAGCGGCCCATGCTGGTGGACGCGCTGGCCACCACTTTCGCCGCCGCCGTGGGCACCACCACGGCCGGCGCGTACATCGAATCGGCGACGGGCGTGGAAGCCGGCGGGCGCACGGGTTTTTCCGCGGTGGTGACCGCCGGGCTGTTCGCGCTGGCGCTGTTCTTTTCTCCGTTCGTCGCGGCCATCCCGCCGCAGGCCTACGGGCCGGCGCTGATCATCGTGGGATTGTTGATGCTGGAACCCATCACCCGCATCAACTTCTCGGATTTGACCGAGCTGATTCCGGCGTTCGCTGTGGTCACCCTGATGAGCTTCACCTACAACCTGGGCATCGGCATCACCGCCGGGTTCGTGCTCTATCCGTTCGCCAAGCTGGTGGCCGGACGCAAAAGCGAGGTGCGCTCCGGGATGTGGGTGCTGGGATCGCTGTCGCTGCTGTTCTTTATTTTCTATCCCTACGCGTAGCCAGACCGGCTCGCGGGGATGGTAAGCTTTGGAACCCTAAACCACCTTGCGCGAGGTGCAGGAATGGCTGCAGGCGACGACAAGTTCTACCGGCCCCGGATCCTGGAACGCAAAGATTTCGCTCCCGACCTGTGGAGCATCCGCGTGGACCCGGGCGGCGAATTCCAGTTCTCTGCCGGCCAGTACGCCACCCTGGCCGTGCAGACAGAGAAGAAGCTGGTGCAGCGGCCGTACTCCATCGTCTCCTCGCCCTATGAAAAAGAGATCGAGTTTTTCTTCGAGCTGGTGCCGCAAGGCGAGTTGACGCCCCTGCTCTACAAGCTGCAGCCCGGCGATGAACTGCTGATGCGCAAGGCCTCCAAGGGCCACTTCACCATCGACTTCAAGAGTGGCCGCACCCGGCACCTGATGCTGTGCACGGTGACCGGCATGGCTCCCTACGTCAGTTACCTGCGCACGCTGTATCGCGACTGGAAGGACGGCAAATACCCCGAGCCGCACCGCTTTTTCCTGGTGAGCGGGGCCAGCCGCTCCTGGGAGATGGGCTATCTGAGAGAGACCGAGAAGATCGCAGCTGAAGTGCCGTGGCTCACGGCGGTGCACACCGTCAGCCGTCCGTGGGAGGACCCGGAGTGGAAGGGCGAAACCGGGCGCGTGGATGATTTGATCCGCAAGTACGCCGACCTTTGGCAGCTCGATGCGACCGGGACCAGCGCCTATCTCTGCGGTCATCCTGACATGATCGAGCATGGCAAGGGCATCCTGAAACGCAAGGGCTTTGCCAAGGAAACCATGAAGGAAGAGGTGTACTTCATTCCCGGCAAGGGCGGAGCCAGTTAAGAGTCAGCGGCCCTGTCCTTAGCAGCCACACGGGCCACGGCTGTCTAGTGCAAGAGCACGTCTTCCAGGAAGGCCAGGGCGCGAGGATCGTCCGATTCTCCCAGCCAGAGGATTGCTTCCTTGCGCACCTCCGGATTCTTGTGCGTGCGCGCCAGCTGGATGAGCAGCGGGACACCTTCGTTGTGGGGCATCTCGCTGAGCGCAAAGACGGCTTTCTTCTTCACTTCGGTTTCCGGATCCCGTTCAATGGCCTCGACGACTTCGCCTGCCACCTTCTTCCCGGCCTTCTGTGCCATCCAGTGAAGCGCCTCTCCACGCACCTTGGCGATTGGGTCGGTACGCGCCACACGGATCAACTCGGGAATCGCCTCCGCTTCATTGGTTTCCGAGAGGACGAAGGTCAGATGCTCGCGCATGCGGGAATCCTGCTCCCGCCGCAGCAAGTCGCGAACGAACTCAAAACCGTGACGGCCGCGCTGCTGGCCGATCCAGAATGAGGCCTTCTCCCGAAGCTGGTAGGGCTGACCAGGCGCGGCGAAGCGCTCCAGGATAACGTCGGCTTGCGGCTCGTCGTGCGCAGCGATGGCCCACAGGGCGTCATCGGCGAAATCTTCCCCGCTCTTGCCGGCGGAGGCGGAACCGACCAGCGAGGCCAGGAAGCGCAAACTCTCGGCAGGCGGTACGCCGGTGAGCCAATGCAGCGGCAGCCCGCCACCAGCGAGGGCGCAGTCCGCGGTGAAGACGCGGACCTTCCTGATCCTTTCACCCTCAATGCGGAAGAGCACATTGAGCTGGCCGGAGCTCCTCTGCTGGCACGGATGGCGGTCGGAGCTGGTGTACACCTCATTCTTGCCTTCCAAGCGGCAACCACTGCAACAGCCCATGGATTTGGCGAAGCTCGATCCGGAGCCGAGGCAGCAGATGAAACTCGCGCCCGGCGCCAGGGGTACGGTATAGCCCAACCACTCGGGCCCGCGGCGAGAAGCCGTAAGAGCTTGCACTTCCTTTTCCAGCCCGGAGGAAGCGTGCGTGTCCATGCGGGCGTCCTTCACGGTCGGCTGGGCGGAGGCCACAGCCAACAGGCCGAAGACGACAGCGAGCGGGACCAGACCGTGTCGCAGCATCGAATGCTCCTATTTGCTGAGAATCTCCTGCATAAAGTCGGTGGCTTCGCGCGAATCCATGTTGGCGAGTTTTTCGACGATCTCCCGCCGCAGCGCCGGGTCGCGCTCCTTCCGGGCAAGGTCGATGAGGGCGCGGGCCTCGTCCGAGACGAACAGCGCCTCGATGACCTGCTCGCGAACCCCGTGGTCGGAGTCCGAAGCGTAGATGGCAAGCAGAGCCTCGCGCGCCTTGGGACCTCCGGCGACGCCGAGTCCCTCGATGGCCTTGCGCTTGAGATCCGGGTTGCGCTCGCTGCGCGCGATCTCGACCAGTTGAGTCTGGCCCTCGGATACGCCCAGCGCCTGCAGGACGTCTTCTTTCAGATCCGGTGACGATTCCCTATACAACTGCATCAGCGCCTCAGAAGCCCCGGCAACGCCGAGCCCCTCGATCGCTTTGCGACGAAGTCCGGGATTGCGCTCGCCGCGGGCAGCTGCCAGAAGGCGGTCGCTGGCATCGGAGATGGCAAAGGCCTGCAATACGGCGCCCTTGACCTCCGTGCTGGTTGTGCCGGCATACACACGGCTCAGCACCTCTAGATTCCCCGTTCCGCCTTCCGCGCCCAGGAATTCGATGGCCTTGATCTGCGACTCTGGGTAGAGCTTCCCGGAGGCGACCTGGGCGATGATTTCCCGTGCGCGCGGAGAGTCGGACTGGGTAAGCACGAACAGCGCGCGCTCCTTCAGGCGGGCGGAGTGGTTGCCTTGCAGAAACTTTTCCAGGAGCGGCACGGCGCGCTCGGGATCCATGTTCATGAGTCCGTTGATGGCCAGGAGCTTGAGGTCCTCGTCGGCAACCGACTCCGGCTGGACTTCCTGGCCGCTGGCCTGACGGATCTCCAGTTGCAGGGCTCCGGCCTCCTTGATCCAGCGACTGTCGGCGTAGGTACGGCGCAATTCGGCCAGCGTCGCCAGGGCCTCCGCGTATTGGCGCTGTTTGCTCTGCGCGTAGGCTGTCCAGTAGAGCGCAGCCGGGGCGCGGCGGCCGCGCAGCTTTGCAGCCTGACGGTAGGCTTCGGCCGCATCCTGCCATTCGCCCTGGTTGAGGAGATCCGTTCCCCGCTTGTAGAGCCGATCCTCCTCCGAAACCGGAGTTGCGGGCGTAGCCGCAGTGGCGGGCTTAGCCGCAGTGGCGGGCGCGGCCGCAGTGGCGGGCGCGGCCGGCGTGGCGGGGGTGGCGGCAGTCTGAGAGGCGGCGGTGGCCGTCACTGAGATCCAGATCAGAGCGGTTACAAAGTGTTTCATGTTCTCCCCTTGGGAATGGCGCTGGGCGCGGCCTTACTCCTGCGGCGCGCCTGTGTGGCCAGAACGCGAACCTTGAAAAGAATCCCCTGCGACTGGATGCGGTGCTGAATGGCTTCCAGATCACGCGGGGAAAGCTCCGACGGGCTGTTGGCGACCTCGATCAGAACGCGTTCCAACTCGTCGAGCACCTGTGCGGTGCCCGTTTCACCGGCGCGCGCGGCCGCCTGGCGGTAGAGACGGTTGTCCGCAATCAGGCCGCGGGCCTGCTGCTGCTCGGCCGAAATGTCCGCTCCGCCGTCGGGCTCGGCGTGGGCGAGCTCTACCAGGATCATTTGCGAACGTTCCAGGTGGTTTCCCACCGCCACCAGCAGAATGCGCTCCTTGGCAGGAGCAGAAACCACGGCAGGAGCCAGCGCAGGCTCTGGCCGCGGCCAGTAGCGTCCGGCGAGGAACGCGGCAAGCACCAGAGCCGCGGCCACGGCTGCGCGCATCCAGATGGGACCGGCAACCAACGACCTCCACAGGCGCGTCAGTCTAGGCTCCGGGGCGAGACGCGGCGCGAGCCGCCGCCAAACGTGTGCCCCGTAGTCTTCGTCACGTTCAGGAAGGGGGAGCGCGCTCACGCTCGCCAGGCTGCGTTCCAGAGCCGCATAAGCGGCGCGGCAGGCAGCGCAGGATTCCAAGTGCTGGCGAGAAACGCCTGCATCTTCGGTCTCACCGTAGTACAGAAGCACAAGTTGGTCTTCGCTGAGATGGCTCATGAGCGGGATCCTGCCACCGGCTCAAGATGCCGGCGAATCTTCTTGACCGCGCGAAAGACGCTGTTCTTGGCGTTGTCCCGTTTCACGCCCAGCAAGCTGCTGATCTCCTCCAACGACATGCCTTCAAAGTGACGCAGCACAAACGCGGCGCGCTCTACCGGGCTCAACTGGTGCATGGCGATTGCCAGGCGCCGGCTGACCTCCTGGCTGAGTACTTCGCGCTCCGGCCCGGGAGCCTCGGAAGCGAGCGGCAATTCGTGCATGGGTTCACGCTCCGGGTCGTACAACGGCACCTCTTCGGCACGCTGACGCCGGCTGATCACGTCCAGCGAACAGTTGGTGGCGATGCGGAACAGCCACGTCTTGAAGCTGGAGCGCGACTCGAAACCATCCAGCCGGCGATAGGCGCGCAAGAAGGTCTCCTGCACGATTTCCTCCGCGTCCTGGACGTTGCCTGTCATGCGATGCCCCAGGCGGAAAAGAGCACGGCTGTGGCGCTCCACGAGACTCCGGAAAGCCTCGCGATCGCCCTGGCGAACCTGCGCCACAATGGCGGCATCGCTCTCTTCCATCCACACCATTAGACCGCGGAAGTGGCCAGCGGTAAGGCAAAAGACGCGCATTCTGCGTGGCCGGCGGGCCCCCTGGTTCCCCACGTGCAAAGTGGAGGCCGGCGCTGCTATAAGTGTGGGTTCCATGGCCAAGGCCCTGAAGCGATTCGCGCGGCGGAACGGGTTCCTGTACGTGCTGTACAACATCCCGCGCCTGCTGAAGGGCTACTATCCGATCTTCCTCGACTACGCGGTGCGGCCGGTTCCGCGCTACGGCTACGGCAAGCCTCCGCACCCGCAGCTCTATGAGTTGTTCTCGCGAGAGCGCCAGCGTTATCGGCAAACCTTGCAGAGCTTCCTGACGCTGGAACCGTTCCTGGTGAGGATTCCGCTGCGCGCGGAAAAGAATTCCGCCGATCCCTGCTGGATCAACAACTGGCTGGACGGACTGGACACGCTGGCGCTGTACTCGCTGGTGGCGCAGCGCAAGCCGGCGCGCTATATGGAAGTAGGCTCAGGCTATTCCACCAAGGTGGTGCGGCGCGCGCTTCGCGACCATGGGCTGAGCACGCGCGTGATCTCGATCGATCCGCGGCCGCGCGCCGAGATCGATGCCCTCTGCGACGAGGTGATCCGCCACGGAATGGAAGACGTGGCGCTGGCACGCTTCGACGAGCTCGGCCCCGGCGATATCCTGTTCGTGGACGGCTCGCACCGCAGCTTTATGAATTCCGACGCGACGGTATTCTTTCTTGACGTGCTGCCGCGGCTGAAGCCCGGCGTGCTGGCGCACATCCACGACATTGACCTGCCGTACGACTACATGCCGGAGCGCGCCGAGTGGTACTACTCGGAGCAGTATCTGCTGGCCGCCAGCCTGCTCGCCGGGCACCAGAACTACAGCATCGTGCTCCCCAATGCGTTCATCAGTAAGGAGCCGGACGTGATGGAAGCTTTGCAGCCTTTCTGGTCACGATCGGAGTTGAAGGGCGTGCCGCCGAAAGGTGTCTCCTTCTGGCTGGAAACGCGCGGAAAGACGGAGTGATCAAGACCATCGTGCCTGCCAAGAACCAAGTGTCCACGAAGCGGATGGTCAGCGAGAAAGCGGAGCGGTTCACGGAGAGCGTGATCCGGGAGATGACGCGCCAGGCGATGCTTTACGGCGCGGTCAACCTGGCGCAAGGCTTTCCCGACTTTCCCGCGCCCGAAGAGGTCAAGCTCGCGGCGCAGCGAGCCATCGCCGCCGACATCAACCAGTACGCCATCACGTGGGGCGCAAAGAGCCTGCGCGACGCCATCGCGCGGCAGATGGGAGTGTGGCAGGGACTCGAGGTCGATCCGGAACGTGAGGTCACCGTCTGCTGCGGCTCCACCGAGGCCATGATCGCGGCCATGATGGCGGTGACCAACCCGGGCGACGAAGTGGTCATTTTCGAGCCCTTCTACGAGAACTACGGGCCGGACGCCATCCTCTCCGGCGCTACGCCTCGGTTCGTGAAGCTGCGTCCGCCCGAAGACCCTGCGGGCGAATGGACGTTCGACCGCGACGAGTTGCGCA
Above is a genomic segment from Terriglobales bacterium containing:
- a CDS encoding FAD-binding oxidoreductase, producing MAAGDDKFYRPRILERKDFAPDLWSIRVDPGGEFQFSAGQYATLAVQTEKKLVQRPYSIVSSPYEKEIEFFFELVPQGELTPLLYKLQPGDELLMRKASKGHFTIDFKSGRTRHLMLCTVTGMAPYVSYLRTLYRDWKDGKYPEPHRFFLVSGASRSWEMGYLRETEKIAAEVPWLTAVHTVSRPWEDPEWKGETGRVDDLIRKYADLWQLDATGTSAYLCGHPDMIEHGKGILKRKGFAKETMKEEVYFIPGKGGAS
- a CDS encoding DUF711 family protein — encoded protein: DSDDPVQADLLADILRNTKALNASLTVADEQGVHWRGVRAAARLIKTLSETAPQANFSFAATARVPSGTPFFPGAYHNGEGHEFAVGLESANVVAEALASSRDPELARRALELALGQYADQVEQIAFVVEKRTGWKYGGLDLSPAPLKQVSIGAAIEGFTGRRVGSSGTMTAVAMITGVLRSLPVKHAGYSGLMLPVLEDETLARRWSEGAVTVDELLAYSSVCGTGLDTIPLPGEITVEQLERMIGDMATMAVRLQKPLSARLMPVAGKKAGDKTEFDDPFLVNATLQPLP
- a CDS encoding sigma-70 family RNA polymerase sigma factor, translated to MRVFCLTAGHFRGLMVWMEESDAAIVAQVRQGDREAFRSLVERHSRALFRLGHRMTGNVQDAEEIVQETFLRAYRRLDGFESRSSFKTWLFRIATNCSLDVISRRQRAEEVPLYDPEREPMHELPLASEAPGPEREVLSQEVSRRLAIAMHQLSPVERAAFVLRHFEGMSLEEISSLLGVKRDNAKNSVFRAVKKIRRHLEPVAGSRS
- a CDS encoding HEAT repeat domain-containing protein, producing the protein MKHFVTALIWISVTATAASQTAATPATPAAPATAAAPATAAKPATAATPATPVSEEDRLYKRGTDLLNQGEWQDAAEAYRQAAKLRGRRAPAALYWTAYAQSKQRQYAEALATLAELRRTYADSRWIKEAGALQLEIRQASGQEVQPESVADEDLKLLAINGLMNMDPERAVPLLEKFLQGNHSARLKERALFVLTQSDSPRAREIIAQVASGKLYPESQIKAIEFLGAEGGTGNLEVLSRVYAGTTSTEVKGAVLQAFAISDASDRLLAAARGERNPGLRRKAIEGLGVAGASEALMQLYRESSPDLKEDVLQALGVSEGQTQLVEIARSERNPDLKRKAIEGLGVAGGPKAREALLAIYASDSDHGVREQVIEALFVSDEARALIDLARKERDPALRREIVEKLANMDSREATDFMQEILSK
- a CDS encoding DASS family sodium-coupled anion symporter — translated: MGLDPPHRALEKLSAGEVRFERLRRRVGLWLAPAVFVVMLLAPFPGLPPAAHRLAAVMVAVVILWMSEALPLPVTALAGAAACVLLEVAPAKDVFAPFADPLMFLFIGAFILARALFVHNLHRRLAFGVLSLRWVGARPGRILFAFGAVTAFSSSWISNTATTAMMFAIGMSILAFLFEFTDGVGGVTSRRYATALMLMTSFAASIGGLATPIGTPPNLIGLGFIRQLAGVDFPFFRWVVIGAPMVLLLYLFLFAYLNYLSGAGVKEIPGGSEMLHREKQKLGSWTRGQKSTLAAFLVTVVLWVVPGFVGLLAGADSAAYRALHERLPEAVAALVGALLLFLLPGDGDRRAITWEEAVKIDWGVVLLYGGGFALGVLSFQTGLAEAVGRGITGLLPLHDSLGLLIASAIAAVLLSETTSNTASANMIVPVVIAIARASGLDPLEPALGATFAASLGFMLPVSTPCNAIVYGSGYIPLGRMMRYGLLLDVVGIVVVVTVVHLLVPFLR
- a CDS encoding class I SAM-dependent methyltransferase — its product is MAKALKRFARRNGFLYVLYNIPRLLKGYYPIFLDYAVRPVPRYGYGKPPHPQLYELFSRERQRYRQTLQSFLTLEPFLVRIPLRAEKNSADPCWINNWLDGLDTLALYSLVAQRKPARYMEVGSGYSTKVVRRALRDHGLSTRVISIDPRPRAEIDALCDEVIRHGMEDVALARFDELGPGDILFVDGSHRSFMNSDATVFFLDVLPRLKPGVLAHIHDIDLPYDYMPERAEWYYSEQYLLAASLLAGHQNYSIVLPNAFISKEPDVMEALQPFWSRSELKGVPPKGVSFWLETRGKTE
- a CDS encoding HEAT repeat domain-containing protein, which translates into the protein MLRHGLVPLAVVFGLLAVASAQPTVKDARMDTHASSGLEKEVQALTASRRGPEWLGYTVPLAPGASFICCLGSGSSFAKSMGCCSGCRLEGKNEVYTSSDRHPCQQRSSGQLNVLFRIEGERIRKVRVFTADCALAGGGLPLHWLTGVPPAESLRFLASLVGSASAGKSGEDFADDALWAIAAHDEPQADVILERFAAPGQPYQLREKASFWIGQQRGRHGFEFVRDLLRREQDSRMREHLTFVLSETNEAEAIPELIRVARTDPIAKVRGEALHWMAQKAGKKVAGEVVEAIERDPETEVKKKAVFALSEMPHNEGVPLLIQLARTHKNPEVRKEAILWLGESDDPRALAFLEDVLLH
- a CDS encoding NCS2 family permease; translated protein: MLSALPQEDAIGSRIRSYFQFEAHHTDLRREVIGGTTTFLTMSYIIVVNPAILSAAGIPAGPSAVATILTAIFGTLLMGLYARRPFAVAPYMGENAFLAFTVVGLLHYSWQAALGAVFLGGLLFVLLTVMRVRQWLVSAVPPTLRYSFAVGVGLFMTFIGLNVSGIVKLGTPGAPVHIGDLRSAALLVSVFSFLLMAVLMIRRAPGAILLGILGSTVVSYVAGVAAPPEKLLSMPPSLEPIFLKMDLVGALDLGFFAVVLTVFVMSFVDTMGTLIGVAARAGFLDAEGNLPQIERPMLVDALATTFAAAVGTTTAGAYIESATGVEAGGRTGFSAVVTAGLFALALFFSPFVAAIPPQAYGPALIIVGLLMLEPITRINFSDLTELIPAFAVVTLMSFTYNLGIGITAGFVLYPFAKLVAGRKSEVRSGMWVLGSLSLLFFIFYPYA